CGACACTAAGCGACGGTCAGCTCAAAGACGGCAGTAAAGGCATCAAAATTGACAGCGTTGAAAAGAGCAGTCCCGCCGCACAGGCTGGTCTACAGAAGGATGATGTGATCATCGGAGTCAACCGTGACCGGGTAAACTCTATCGCCGAAATGCGCAAAGTGCTGGAAGCCAAACCGTCCATTATCGCGCTACAGATCGTCCGCGGAAACGAAAGCATTTATCTGCTCCTGCGCTAAATCCAGTTAACCGGACATCAGCCTCGCGTGTGATGTCCGGTTAACTCGTGATATGCTGCTGCCGTTCCTTTTATTAATGACGCCTCCATCATGTTAGTGAAGCTCTTACGTTCGGTCGCAATTGGTTTGATTGTTGGCGCCATTCTTTTGGTCGCCATGCCTTCGCTTCGCAAAATCAACACACTTTCTGCGCCGCAATATGACAGTGCCGACGAGACGCCCGCCAGTTATAACTCAGCAGTACGTCGCGCGGCCCCCGCTGTGGTCAACGTCTATAACCGCAGTATGAACAGCACCGCGCATAATCAACTGGAAATCCGCACCCTGGGTTCCGGTGTGATTATGGATCAGCGCGGCTACATTATTACCAATAAGCATGTGATCAACGATGCCGATCAGATTATCGTCGCCTTACAGGATGGGCGAGTGTTTGAGGCGTTGCTGGTCGGCTCTGATACGTTGACCGATCTGGCGGTACTGAAAATCAACGCCACAGGCGGTCTGCCGACGATTCCGATCAATGCTGGACGTTCACCGCATATCGGCGACGTGGTACTGGCGATCGGTAACCCCTATAACCTTGGACAGACCATCACTCAGGGCATTATCAGCGCCACGGGGCGTATCGGCCTGAATCCAACCGGACGGCAGAACTTCCTGCAAACGGATGCCTCTATCAACCACGGTAACTCTGGCGGAGCACTGGTGAACTCGCTGGGCGAACTCATGGGCATAAACACCCTGTCGTTTGATAAAAGCAATGACGGCGAAACGCCGGAAGGGATCGGCTTTGCCATTCCGTTCCAGTTAGCGACCAAGATTATGGATAAGCTGATCCGCGATGGTCGTGTTATCCGTGGCTACATTGGGATTGGCGGTCGTGAAATCGCTCCACTGCACACCCAGGGCGGCGGTATGGATCAGATTCAGGGGATCGTCGTGAACGAAGTCGCGCCTGATGGTCCAGCGGCGCAAGCCGGTATTCAGGTTAACGATCTGATTATTTCCGTGAACAGCAGACCCGCGGTCTCCGCACTGGAAACCATGGACCAGGTGGCAGAGATTCGCCCTGGATCGGTGATTCCGGTGATTGTCATGCGTGATGATAAGCAACTGACGCTGCAGGTCACCATTCAGGAATACCCGGCAACCAATTGATTATTGGTCATCAGACAATAAAAAACCGGAGACATCGCTCCGGTTTTTTTATGGCTTCACGATTCGCTTACTTATTAACGAACTCTTCGCCCAGCTGAATATCTTTCTTCAGGGTATCCAGCATGCCTTCCAGCGCGCTCTGCTCGAATGCGCTCAGTTTGCCGATAGACTGACGCTCTTCCACGCCGTTTTTACCCAGCAGCAGCGGCTGAGAGAAGAAGCGCGCGTACTGGCCATCGCCTTCGACGTAAGCACATTCTACAACGCCTTTTTCGCCCTGCAGTGCGCGAACCAGTGAAAGACCGAAACGAGCAGCCGCCTGGCCCATAGACAGGGTTGCTGAGCCGCCACCCGCCTTCGCTTCAACCACTTCAGTACCTGCGTTCTGAATGCGCTTGGTCAGGTCAGCCACTTCCTGGTCAGTGAAACTCACGCCCGGGATCTGCGACAACAGCGGCAGAATGGTCACACCAGAGTGTCCGCCGATAACCGGAACTTCAACTTCAGTCGGCAGCTTACCTTTCAGTTCCGCTACAAAGGTGTTGGAGCGGATAATGTCCAGCGTGGTCACGCCAAACAGTTTATTTTTGTCGTAAACGCCCGCTTTTTTCAGTACTTCTGCGGCAATGGCGACGGTAGTGTTCACCGGGTTGGTGATGATACCGATGCAGGCTTTCGGACAGGTCGTCGCGATCTGCTGTACCAGGTTTTTCACGATGCCCGCATTGACGTTAAACAGGTCGGAACGGTCCATACCTGGTTTACGCGCCACACCTGCGGAGATCAGCACCACATCAGCACCGTGCAGTGCCGGGGTCGCGTCTTCACCGGAGAAGCCTTTGATTTTCACAGCAGTTGGGATATGGCTCAGGTCTACAGCCACACCGGGAGTCACTGGAGCGATGTCGTACAGGGAGAGTTCTGAACCTGAAGGCAGTTGGGTTTTTAACAGTAGTGCAAGCGCCTGGCCGATACCGCCAGCAGCGCCGAGGACTGCGACTTTCATCCTAAACTCCTTATTATATTGATAAACTAA
The DNA window shown above is from Citrobacter farmeri and carries:
- the mdh gene encoding malate dehydrogenase, whose translation is MKVAVLGAAGGIGQALALLLKTQLPSGSELSLYDIAPVTPGVAVDLSHIPTAVKIKGFSGEDATPALHGADVVLISAGVARKPGMDRSDLFNVNAGIVKNLVQQIATTCPKACIGIITNPVNTTVAIAAEVLKKAGVYDKNKLFGVTTLDIIRSNTFVAELKGKLPTEVEVPVIGGHSGVTILPLLSQIPGVSFTDQEVADLTKRIQNAGTEVVEAKAGGGSATLSMGQAAARFGLSLVRALQGEKGVVECAYVEGDGQYARFFSQPLLLGKNGVEERQSIGKLSAFEQSALEGMLDTLKKDIQLGEEFVNK
- the degS gene encoding outer membrane-stress sensor serine endopeptidase DegS, whose product is MLVKLLRSVAIGLIVGAILLVAMPSLRKINTLSAPQYDSADETPASYNSAVRRAAPAVVNVYNRSMNSTAHNQLEIRTLGSGVIMDQRGYIITNKHVINDADQIIVALQDGRVFEALLVGSDTLTDLAVLKINATGGLPTIPINAGRSPHIGDVVLAIGNPYNLGQTITQGIISATGRIGLNPTGRQNFLQTDASINHGNSGGALVNSLGELMGINTLSFDKSNDGETPEGIGFAIPFQLATKIMDKLIRDGRVIRGYIGIGGREIAPLHTQGGGMDQIQGIVVNEVAPDGPAAQAGIQVNDLIISVNSRPAVSALETMDQVAEIRPGSVIPVIVMRDDKQLTLQVTIQEYPATN